A stretch of the Drosophila subpulchrella strain 33 F10 #4 breed RU33 unplaced genomic scaffold, RU_Dsub_v1.1 Primary Assembly Seq409, whole genome shotgun sequence genome encodes the following:
- the LOC119562253 gene encoding trypsin-7-like: protein MLRLACVLFLAILPWSADAQNVNDNCGLSGNVTAIKDVPWIASVQHDNKHICIGTILNTKHILTASECLKSRKIPGLKVRVGNANRDSGLAMAVCKVLPHPNSVGQKGFGSNLALLTLCEPLTPSEEVKEIAIVDTEPDKDSKAEASVAGWGSLSWWRWIVKPCWTVSSAVLRKSNVQLMDVDKCASERKGWNWFSNPLATDLKVCTAKKEKYCSFDKGAPLVIDGKLAGILVLGDCDRKPDVFVSLFKHKTWLQANTKDT from the coding sequence ATGCTCCGGTTAGCTTGTGTACTCTTCCTAGCCATCCTGCCGTGGTCAGCAGATGCACAGAATGTGAATGACAACTGTGGGCTTTCTGGCAATGTAACGGCGATCAAGGACGTGCCATGGATAGCATCGGTTCAGCATGATAATAAGCACATATGCATAGGGACAATTCTTAACACAAAGCACATACTAACTGCCTCGGAGTGCCTGAAAAGCAGGAAAATACCAGGTCTTAAGGTTCGCGTGGGAAATGCCAATCGGGACTCAGGATTGGCTATGGCAGTTTGTAAGGTTCTACCCCATCCGAACTCCGTCGGCCAAAAAGGGTTCGGCAGCAATCTGGCCTTGTTGACCCTCTGTGAACCACTGACCCCCTCTGAAGAGGTCAAGGAGATCGCCATAGTTGACACAGAGCCCGATAAGGACTCCAAAGCCGAGGCCTCGGTCGCTGGATGGGGTTCCCTCAGCTGGTGGCGATGGATTGTAAAGCCATGCTGGACTGTCTCATCGGCGGTACTGCGGAAATCCAATGTCCAGCTCATGGATGTAGATAAATGCGCCAGTGAACGCAAGGGTTGGAATTGGTTCTCCAATCCACTGGCAACGGATCTTAAAGTTTGCACTGCTAAGAAGGAGAAGTACTGCTCCTTCGACAAGGGTGCTCCTTTGGTCATCGATGGCAAACTGGCCGGCATATTGGTCCTTGGCGATTGTGACCGAAAGCCCGATGTCTTTGTcagtttgttcaaacacaagACTTGGCTACAAGCTAATACTAAGGACACGTAA
- the LOC119562254 gene encoding trypsin-like, producing MHICNGAILNTNYILTASDCVRDKLPSDLRVRLGHTEKFTGDIAGVCQVKIHPQSSKTKQGSNLALLKLCEPLDPSEDIQKIPIFYKQPKNGAEAFISGYGSYNNSYYTCQPHILRKKSVQLYDLRACAARRKISAPTISVTGLNICAEKKQRLCSFNKGAPLVIDGKLAGILSFGDCSIEPDVFVNVFYHIKWLQANTK from the coding sequence atgcacATATGCAACGGAGCTATTTTGAACACCAACTACATCCTAACTGCCTCGGATTGCGTCAGAGACAAATTACCATCTGATCTGAGGGTGCGATTAGGCCATACTGAGAAATTCACTGGAGATATTGCGGGAGTTTGCCAAGTAAAAATCCATCCTCAGTCCAGCAAAACAAAGCAGGGCAGCAATCTGGCCTTGTTGAAGCTCTGCGAACCTCTGGACCCCTCTGAAGATATCCAGAAAATCCCCATATTCTACAAGCAGCCTAAAAACGGGGCTGAGGCGTTCATCTCTGGATACGGATCCTATAACAACTCGTATTATACTTGTCAACCCCATATTTTACGAAAGAAATCTGTGCAACTGTACGATCTAAGGGCGTGTGCCGCTAGGCGAAAAATATCCGCTCCGACCATCAGCGTTACGGGTCTTAACATTTGCGCCGAGAAGAAGCAGAGGTTATGTTCCTTCAATAAGGGTGCTCCATTGGTCATAGATGGCAAGTTGGCGGGCATTTTGTCGTTTGGGGATTGTTCCATTGAGCCCGATGTTTTTGTCAATGTGTTCTATCACATAAAATGGTTGCAAGCCAATACAAAGTAG
- the LOC119562255 gene encoding hypodermin-A-like — MLLKALPLLLGLFLLVLSDPDPEPAVYDDAEEEMVKCNNRTLGGTPVDINTAPWTASISITEKAKCAGIVYNWNHVLTAAKCVDGFMNKAIKVRLGSTDRSTGVTEVAVCKIIVHENPIKPSKTIKNIQVINKLPADGTKTVSHGWASFRWWAMFWTKCVDELAHKMLKAEVKFYNHNKCLGLWPQTSFARDTNPNAKITEDLFCTNKVGNESCSFDMGAP; from the exons ATGTTGCTAAAAGCTCTACCACTCCTTCTAGGGTTATTCCTGCTCGTACTTtccgatcccgatcccgaaCCTGCAGTTTATGACGATGCAGAAGAGGAGATGGTTAAGTGCAACAATAGGACACTTGGTGGTACACCCGTGGATATAAACACAGCGCCATGGACGGCATCAATTTCGATCACGGAAAAAGCCAAGTGCGCTGGTATTGTCTACAATTGGAACCACGTACTAACGGCTGCCAAATGTGTGGATGGTTTTATGAACAAGGCGATAAAGGTGCGCCTGGGCAGCACTGATCGCAGCACTGGAGTTACCGAAGTCGCCGTTTGCAAGATCATCGTTCATGAGAA CCCGATCAAGCCCTCTAAAACGATCAAGAATATCCAGGTGATAAACAAGTTACCAGCAGATGGCACAAAGACAGTATCCCATGGCTGGGCATCCTTCCGATGGTGGGCAATGTTTTGGACCAAGTGCGTCGATGAATTGGCTCACAAGATGCTGAAGGCGGAAGTgaagttttacaatcacaatAAGTGTCTGGGCTTGTGGCCGCAAACGAGTTTTGCCAGAGATACCAATCCCAACGCAAAAATCACAGAAGACTTGTTCTGCACCAATAAGGTCGGTAATGAATCCTGCTCCTTCGACATGGGAGCTCCCTGA
- the LOC119562258 gene encoding flocculation protein FLO11-like, producing the protein MITLVFPLLLAGFTRITFGDPEIQNRIIGGYYVDIADAPYQAEVIIDGTAICSGAIIKAKFILTAASCVSEYYSSVQVRVDTNSRDYDGTGTLVDVCNIISHRGYNYWRFDNNLALLKLCEPLKTSKTVNPIGLSQELPVDYSWCVVSGWGSTSWWGSWWDRCFGSLPDYLQMVWVSVYNREQCAADRGVWFGLWDNGISYLTLCTQYGAGGCSYDTGAPLVRNGYLVGILSEGGCSKKPDVYASVIWFQNWIEDNTADDVTTTPSSSTSVSTPGPTSSSIISTSDTPRTTPLPTSIPETTSSTKITPISTVPSSTITTNTPTTTSAPTSVPETTSGTEISSSSTISSITETIPSSTPSPSSSPIPTSSSTVSSSTETTPSTPITTSSTTASSSTETIPSTSPSPTSSPMTTSSSTISSTTGTTKTPSSTLSPISTPKATTSGTSSSIVSISTYVTKKPITTSSPTSTPITTSSSTVSSSTETAPSTTVSPTSSPATTSSSTASSSTEPTPSTTVSPTSSAITTSSSTASSSKETTPSTTPSPTSSPITTSSSTISSPTDITITPSTTLSPTSSPETTSGTEITSTIPSSTDTTNTLSTTKLSTTNHIVSYSDEEGAIPVTPKPLVP; encoded by the coding sequence ATGATCACGCTGGTGTTTCCCCTTCTACTGGCTGGTTTTACAAGGATTACCTTTGGTGATCCAGAGATCCAGAACCGCATCATTGGAGGCTACTATGTGGACATTGCTGATGCACCCTATCAGGCGGAAGTCATTATTGACGGCACTGCAATATGCAGTGGTGCCATCATAAAAGCAAAATTCATCCTTACGGCGGCTTCGTGTGTTTCTGAATACTATAGTTCGGTTCAAGTGCGTGTGGACACCAATTCCAGGGACTATGATGGTACGGGAACATTGGTGGATGTCTGCAATATCATCAGTCATCGTGGATACAATTACTGGCGCTTCGACAACAATCTGGCCCTGCTAAAGCTGTGCGAACCGCTGAAGACCTCGAAAACAGTGAATCCCATCGGCTTGTCTCAGGAACTACCGGTGGATTATTCCTGGTGTGTGGTTTCCGGCTGGGGATCCACCAGTTGGTGGGGCAGCTGGTGGGACAGGTGCTTTGGCAGTCTTCCAGACTATCTACAGATGGTCTGGGTTAGCGTCTACAATCGCGAGCAGTGCGCCGCGGACCGTGGAGTTTGGTTCGGTCTCTGGGATAATGGCATCTCATACCTAACCCTTTGCACCCAGTACGGCGCCGGAGGATGCTCCTACGACACAGGAGCTCCGCTTGTGAGAAATGGATATCTCGTGGGCATTCTATCCGAGGGCGGATGCTCAAAGAAACCCGATGTCTACGCAAGTGTGATTTGGTTCCAGAATTGGATAGAGGATAATACGGCCGACGATGTTACCACAACTCCGTCTAGTAGTACAAGTGTTAGTACTCCAGGTCCTACTTCTAGTTCTATTATTTCTACTAGTGATACACCCAGGACGACACCTTTACCTACATCCATTCCTGAAACTACTTCGAGTACAAAAATAACTCCTATTTCCACCGTTCCCAGTTCCACAATTACTACTAATACACCTACTACTACTTCAGCGCCTACTTCTGTTCCTGAAACCACTTCTGGTACTGAAATATCCTCTAGTTCCACTATTTCCAGTATCACAGAAACTATACCTAGTTCTACTCCTTCACCTAGTTCATCTCCTATACCTACTTCTAGTTCCACTGTTTCCAGCTCCACAGAAACTACACCAAGTACACCGATAACTACTTCCTCCACTACTGCTTCCAGCTCCACAGAAACTATACCTAGTACTTCTCCTTCACCTACTTCTTCTCCTATGACTACTTCTAGTTCCACTATTTCCAGTACCACAGGTACAACTAAGACACCTAGTTCGACTCTTTCACCTATTTCTACTCCGAAAGCTACTACTTCTGGTACTTCAAGTTCCATAGTATCCATTTCCACATATGTAACTAAAAAACCGATAACAACTTCTTCCCCTACTTCTACTCCTATAACTACTTCTAGTTCCACTGTTTCCAGCTCCACAGAAACAGCACCTAGTACAACTGTTTCACCTACTTCTTCTCCTGCAACTACTTCTAGTTCCACTGCTTCCAGCTCAACAGAACCTACACCTAGTACAACTGTTTCACCTACTTCTTCTGCTATAACTACTTCTAGTTCCACTGCTTCCAGCTCCAAAGAAACTACACCAAGTACTACTCCTTCACCTACTTCTTCTCCTATAACTACTTCTAGTTCCACTATTTCCAGTCCCACAGATATTACTATCACACCTAGTACTACACTTTCACCTACTTCTAGTCCTGAAACCACTTCTGGAACTGAAATTACTTCCACTATTCCCAGTTCGACAGATACTACTAATACACTTAGTACTACTAAGTTATCCACTACAAATCATATAGTTAGCTATAGTGATGAAGAAGGTGCTATTCCAGTGACACCAAAGCCTTTAGTtccataa